A region from the Alosa alosa isolate M-15738 ecotype Scorff River chromosome 7, AALO_Geno_1.1, whole genome shotgun sequence genome encodes:
- the LOC125297489 gene encoding neoverrucotoxin subunit alpha-like has protein sequence MADPLDLLLGVLDDLRSAELRRFRLYLSSAQLDGYPRVPQGRLESDDPTDITCKMREAYGIANSLKVAKVIMRRIHRSDLAERLGQNLDGASTSAQFSPAQRRFTDVRQYACDLTLDPNTASSSLLLSEGNRRVENFKGRSNFSYPPHPDRFESCCAQVLCCEALTGRHYWEVTYNDESVLIGVAYRSIDRTACCPKHVVGQNDKSWSIWCSAGGQFIAKHNNIYTDIDTEPSPSRRIGVYLDWPSGVLSFYRVSSDTLTHLHTYRATFTEPLYPGFCVYCAGSVLSICQV, from the exons ATGGCCGACCCTCTGGACCTGCTCCTGGGTGTTCTAGATGACCTGCGCTCAGCAGAACTGAGAAGGTTCCGCTTGTACCTGAGCAGCGCCCAGCTGGACGGCTATCCCAGAGTACCCCAGGGCCGCCTGGAGAGCGATGACCCAACAGACATCACCTGCAAGATGAGGGAGGCCTACGGCATTGCCAACTCCCTCAAGGTCGCGAAGGTCATCATGAGGAGGATCCACCGCAGTGACCTGGCAGAGAGGCTGGGGCAGAATCTAGATGG TGCCAGCACCTCAGCCCAGTTCAGCCCAGCCCAGCGCAGGTTCACGGATGTGCGGCAAT ATGCCTGTGACCTCACGCTGGACCCAAACACGGCCTCcagctctctcctcctgtccgaGGGGAACAGACGAGTGGAGAACTTTAAGGGGAGGAGCAACTTCTCCTACCCGCCACACCCCGATCGCTTCGAGAGCTGCTGCGCccaggtgctgtgctgtgaggcGCTAACTGGACGCCACTACTGGGAGGTCACCTACAATGATGAGAGTGTGCTCATCGGAGTGGCCTACAGAAGTATTGACAGAACAGCTTGCTGTCCCAAACACGTGGTGGGCCAAAACGACAAGTCCTGGAGCATCTGGTGCAGTGCCGGCGGTCAGTTCATAGCCAAACATAACAATATttacacagacatagacactgAGCCGTCTCCGTCGCGCAGAATTGGAGTGTATCTGGACTGGCCGTCCGGAGTCCTGTCCTTCTACCGTGTCTCCtccgacacactcacacacctgcacacgtACCGGGCCACATTCACTGAGCCCCTTTACCCTGGCTTCTGTGTGTACTGCGCTGGTAGTGTGCTGTCTATATGTCAGGTTTGA
- the si:ch211-14k19.8 gene encoding uncharacterized protein si:ch211-14k19.8 produces MPHPLGSTEAPDWAHRGRVFIEEDQPPLVKEENFQLLLQVLMEENCSRVEGSTAWMEPFLQRVSGYQNHHLIWSSGCVLQSVVVFDTAAALSWMRGAESLLQEAGLAQALGEGLTVQGVHVKNITVGGLQANVCDWLVECRAGFDCIPIGRNFTCRSACHAHFCHNHGICVHHRGQQPSCRCPVGDDF; encoded by the exons atgcCCCACCCCCTGGGCTCCACCGAGGCTCCTGATTGGGCGCACCGAGGCCGTGTCTTCATCGAGGAGGACCAACCGCCGCTGGTGAAAG AGGAGAACTTCCAGCTGCTACTGCAGGTGCTGATGGAGGAGAATTGTTCACGAGTGGAAGGATCAACAgcatgg ATGGAGCCCTTTCTGCAGAGGGTGTCAGGCTACCAGAATCACCATCTCATCTGGAGCAG tggttgTGTTCTGCAGTCTGTCGTGGTGTTTGACACGGCTGCGGCTCTATCTTGGATGAGAGGGGCGGAGTCTCTTCTTCAGGAGGCGGGGCTAGCACAGGCCCTGGGGGAGGGCCTTACCGTACAGGGAGTCCACGTGAAGAACATCACCgtcggag GTCTCCAGGCGAACgtgtgtgattggttggtggAGTGTAGGGCGGGGTTTGACTGCATTCCTATTGGGCGGAACTTCACCTGTCGCTCTGCCTGCCACGCCCACTTCTGCCACAATCACGGAATCTGCGTGCATCACCGTGGGCAACAGCCTTCCTGccg gtgtccgGTTGGAGATGATTTCTAA